One segment of Brassica napus cultivar Da-Ae chromosome C3, Da-Ae, whole genome shotgun sequence DNA contains the following:
- the BNAC03G08390D gene encoding uncharacterized protein BNAC03G08390D — protein sequence MGNYASCALSNITPSSSSKVILPDGEVRHIHAPTKAAELMMEIPSFFLVDAKTLKLGRKLKPLAADDDLQTRGCPVYVAFPMTRATTSAANASDMARLFLAAKKQQRRRVRTAVKHCHNGRISPEGEEDVKMVSVGSNLMSLEDTDEFSAAEFMHRISNSKSKKPKLETIAEEESVLNGLEIKQLLELDFFNAFFNISYCSRL from the coding sequence ATGGGAAACTACGCTTCTTGTGCTCTAAGCAACATAacgccttcttcttcttcaaaagtGATTCTCCCTGACGGTGAAGTGCGTCACATTCACGCGCCGACTAAAGCCGCTGAGCTTATGATGGAGATTCCGAGCTTCTTCCTCGTCGACGCCAAAACGTTAAAGCTCGGTCGGAAACTTAAACCGTTAGCCGCCGACGACGATCTGCAAACTAGAGGCTGTCCCGTGTACGTTGCTTTTCCTATGACGCGTGCCACCACGTCAGCAGCAAACGCTTCGGACATGGCTCGGTTGTTTTTAGCCGCCAAGAAACAACAGCGCAGACGAGTCAGAACAGCGGTGAAACACTGTCATAACGGAAGGATTTCGCCGGAGGGAGAGGAGGATGTCAAGATGGTATCGGTGGGATCTAATCTGATGAGTTTAGAAGACACTGATGAGTTTTCGGCGGCGGAGTTTATGCATAGAATCTCGAATTCGAAATCTAAGAAACCGAAGCTGGAAACCATAGCTGAAGAAGAATCTGTCTTAAACGGACTTGAAATCAAACAATTATTGGAACTTGATTTTTTCAACgctttttttaatattagttaTTGTTCTCGTTTGTAG